One Tetrapisispora phaffii CBS 4417 chromosome 3, complete genome DNA segment encodes these proteins:
- the COX14 gene encoding Cox14p (similar to Saccharomyces cerevisiae COX14 (YML129C); ancestral locus Anc_8.868), which translates to MAKYAWYTRASDTIHRLTVLGLVGGSVYMVGGLGYTMYINGKNYEKQVTATKLDQNEARELEGSVTSAE; encoded by the coding sequence ATGGCAAAATACGCTTGGTACACTAGAGCTAGTGATACGATTCATCGTTTAACTGTGCTGGGTCTTGTTGGTGGTTCCGTTTATATGGTTGGTGGGTTAGGTTATACAATGTATATAAATGGTAAAAACTATGAAAAGCAAGTAACAGCCACAAAACTGGATCAAAATGAGGCCAGAGAACTTGAAGGTTCGGTAACGTCTGCTGAATAG
- the TPHA0C04910 gene encoding uncharacterized protein (ancestral locus Anc_8.869), producing MGADGGSVNKNYNLKLQIQKDKDVPKDDDTKEYIKQSRWNYCALKSNEFLTLPLVSDYRGNLYNKTSILEWLLEKDKQKAYSAQQIDKFKHIKRLNDIVQLNGLTETVSDENENRRVIKCDFGDDVFIGTLNPNSNATNAQKNFVYISPCGDVMQRNALGLMKKSERKCPSCLNVYKSTDIIPINSEDPQMLKVLEDRMTTLKKQNIYHNGKARKLADPKKGS from the coding sequence ATGGGCGCAGACGGTGGGTCTGTAAACAAGaattataatttgaagTTACAAATTCAGAAAGATAAAGATGTACcaaaagatgatgatactaaggaatatattaaacaatCGAGATGGAATTATTGTGCTTTGAAAAgtaatgaatttttgaCGTTACCTCTGGTGAGTGATTATCGAGGGAACCTTTATAATAAGACATCTATTCTTGAATGGTTATTGGAGAAAGACAAGCAGAAGGCTTATAGTGCCCAGCAGATCGATAAATTCAAACATATCAAGAGACTCAATGATATCGTTCAATTAAATGGTCTTACTGAGACAGTATCGGATGAGAATGAAAACCGTCGTGTCATAAAATGTGATTTTGGAGATGATGTGTTTATTGGAACTCTAAACCCAAACTCTAATGCAACTAATGCACAAAAAAACTTTGTTTATATCAGCCCATGTGGTGATGTTATGCAGAGAAACGCATTAGGTCTAATGAAAAAATCGGAAAGAAAATGTCCTAGTTGTTTAAATGTTTATAAATCCACTGATATAATACCGATAAACTCAGAAGATCCACAGATGTTGAAAGTCTTGGAGGACAGAATGACAACATTGAAGAAAcagaatatatatcataaCGGTAAGGCTCGTAAACTGGCAGACCCCAAAAAAGGAAGTTAA
- the TPHA0C04920 gene encoding splicing factor SR family protein (ancestral locus Anc_8.870), with amino-acid sequence MDRRYQQRNQYHRQDEKERCLFYYKVGVCRHGNKCSKSHTSPNRSHTIVLLNLVDFPRNADVTTSNTATTTTDESDKSTQETKPNKPTTKNKSTPPIDDKEYDSIYEDLYIELAKYGRIMEMYICDNGNDHLRGNVYVRYSSEQNARDANNELNTRWFNGKPIYCDLTHIHDFGEAICRKPEEKSGCERGDHCNFMHIRKPSPQLQTDLENAQRKKFQLNSNPYISKRA; translated from the coding sequence ATGGATAGACGTTATCAACAAAGAAACCAGTATCACAGGCAAGATGAGAAAGAGAGATGCCTCTTCTACTATAAAGTAGGTGTATGTAGACATGGTAATAAGTGTTCCAAGAGCCATACTAGTCCAAACAGATCACATACTATTGTATTACTGAATTTGGTTGATTTCCCAAGAAATGCAGATGTTACGACTTCCAATACGGCCACCACCACTACAGACGAATCGGACAAGTCCACCCAAGAAACAAAACCAAATAAACCTACAACAAAGAATAAATCAACACCCCCTATCGACGACAAAGAGTACGATTCCATCTACGAAGACCTATACATCGAACTAGCTAAATATGGTAGAATAATGGagatgtatatatgtgaTAATGGGAACGACCATCTACGTGGTAATGTCTATGTAAGATACTCTAGTGAACAAAACGCCAGAGACGCAAACAATGAGTTGAACACGAGATGGTTCAATGGGAAACCAATATACTGTGACCTCACACATATACATGATTTTGGAGAGGCCATTTGTCGTAAACCAGAAGAAAAATCAGGTTGTGAAAGAGGTGATCATTGTAATTTCATGCATATCAGAAAACCTTCTCCACAATTGCAAACCGATCTTGAGAATGCTCAAAGGAAAAAATTCCAATTGAACTCAAACCCTTACATTTCCAAGAGAGCGTGA
- the PRE8 gene encoding proteasome core particle subunit alpha 2 (similar to Saccharomyces cerevisiae PRE8 (YML092C); ancestral locus Anc_8.871), giving the protein MADRYSFSLTTFSPSGKLGQIDYALTAVKQGVTSLGIKATNGVIIATEKKTSSSLALTEDISKISALTPDIGAVYSGMGPDFRVLVDKSRKVAHTNYKRIYGEYPSTKLLVSEIAKVMQEATQSGGVRPFGVSLLVAGHDEHNGFSLYQVDPSGSYFPWKATSIGKGSTAAKTFLEKRWNNELELEDAIHIALLTLKESVEGEFNGDTIEIAVVGDENNDLLGYKGVEGEVGPRFRKLSPQEINDRLAAL; this is encoded by the coding sequence ATGGCTGATAGatattctttttcattaactACATTTTCCCCTAGTGGTAAATTAGGTCAGATTGATTATGCATTGACTGCTGTAAAACAAGGTGTTACTTCTTTAGGTATTAAAGCCACTAATGGGGTTATTATAGCCACCGAGAAGAAAACCTCTTCTTCCTTAGCATTGACAGAAGATATCTCCAAGATTTCCGCTTTGACTCCAGATATTGGTGCTGTTTACTCTGGAATGGGCCCAGATTTTAGAGTTTTAGTAGATAAATCAAGAAAAGTAGCCCATACAAActataaaagaatttatgGTGAATATCCTTCAACGAAATTGTTAGTGTCTGAAATCGCTAAGGTTATGCAAGAAGCAACTCAGTCAGGTGGTGTTAGACCATTCGGTGTTTCTTTGTTGGTAGCTGGCCATGACGAACATAATGGGTTCTCTTTATATCAAGTAGATCCTTCAGGTTCATATTTCCCATGGAAAGCTACTTCCATAGGGAAAGGTTCAACCGCTGCAAAAACATTCTTAGAAAAAAGATGgaataatgaattagaattaGAAGATGCAATCCATATTGCGCTTTTAACGTTGAAAGAATCTGTAGAAGGTGAATTCAATGGTGatacaattgaaattgCAGTAGTCGGCGAcgaaaataatgatttattgGGATACAAAGGTGTCGAAGGTGAAGTAGGTCCTAGATTTAGAAAACTGTCTCCACAGGAAATTAATGATCGATTGGCTGctttataa
- the GIM5 gene encoding Gim5p (similar to Saccharomyces cerevisiae GIM5 (YML094W); ancestral locus Anc_8.873) has protein sequence MSSQKIDLSKLNAEQLAAVKQQFDQELQHFTQSLQALNVAKNKFTECIEDIKVTSSTDNENQKLLIPATASLYVPGKIIDNKKFLVDIGTGYYVEKDADKAIEFYQKKINKLSTESTQIQNIIKEKSQSSFAIEQQIREAAIRQNHEAAKEQPAQNEA, from the exons ATGTCATCTCAAAAAA TCGATCTATCGAAATTAAATGCTGAGCAATTAGCTGCTGTAAAACAACAGTTTGATCAAGAGTTACAACATTTCACTCAATCTTTACAAGCTTTGAATGTTGCCAAAAATAAGTTTACAGAATGCATTGAAGATATAAAGGTAACTTCTTCGACAGATAATGAGAACCAAAAGTTGTTAATTCCAGCAACTGCTTCTTTATACGTTCCAggtaaaattattgataataaaaaatttttggTCGATATCGGTACCGGTTATTATGTTGAGAAGGATGCTGACAAGgcaattgaattttatcaaaagaaaattaacaaattaaGCACAGAGTCGACACAAATCCAAAACATcatcaaagaaaaatcaCAATCATCGTTTGCTATTGAGCAACAAATAAGAGAGGCTGCCATTAGACAAAATCATGAAGCTGCCAAAGAACAACCAGCTCAAAATGAAGcttaa